In the Sediminispirochaeta bajacaliforniensis DSM 16054 genome, one interval contains:
- a CDS encoding BMP family ABC transporter substrate-binding protein, with amino-acid sequence MKKVLLTLIVGLVLMSVFFAGCQKKEEPVAEVPAAESQEAQAEPFKAAFVYIGVPGDLGYTYEHERGRKYVEAQLGDKVETTFIENVPEGPDAARIIRQYAQKGYDMIFATSFGYMDFMYEVAQEFPDVYFEHCSGYKTAENMSTYFGRMYQARYLAGLVAGKSSKSGKIGYVGAFPIPEVIRGINAFTIGARKVNPNATVKVVWTNTWYDPVKEREAAVALLDDGCDLITQHQDTTEPQKAAQERGMVSIGYDSDMGKFVGDSVLVSPMWNWGPYYAETIEQAMAGVWKSHSFWGGLKDGVVELSEFSPKVTDDVTSLVDEETAKIEAGEWDVFWGPVKAQDGSMMVPAGEKMSDPDMLNMSVFVDGVLGKSGN; translated from the coding sequence ATGAAAAAGGTATTACTCACGCTGATTGTGGGGCTGGTGCTTATGTCGGTATTCTTTGCCGGCTGCCAGAAAAAGGAAGAACCGGTTGCCGAAGTGCCCGCAGCGGAGTCGCAGGAAGCACAGGCAGAACCCTTTAAAGCTGCTTTTGTTTATATAGGTGTTCCGGGGGATCTCGGCTATACCTATGAGCATGAAAGGGGGCGAAAATATGTAGAGGCTCAGCTCGGGGATAAGGTTGAAACAACCTTTATCGAAAATGTGCCCGAAGGGCCTGATGCCGCAAGGATCATCCGTCAGTATGCTCAGAAGGGATACGACATGATTTTTGCCACCAGCTTTGGTTATATGGATTTCATGTACGAGGTTGCCCAGGAGTTTCCTGATGTCTATTTTGAGCATTGTTCCGGTTATAAAACTGCTGAGAACATGTCGACCTATTTCGGCCGAATGTATCAGGCTCGCTATCTTGCCGGACTGGTTGCCGGAAAGAGTTCCAAGAGCGGCAAAATCGGTTACGTAGGCGCCTTCCCTATTCCCGAAGTTATTCGTGGAATCAATGCCTTTACCATTGGTGCGAGAAAGGTTAATCCGAATGCCACCGTCAAGGTCGTTTGGACCAACACCTGGTACGACCCTGTAAAAGAACGGGAGGCCGCCGTTGCATTGCTTGACGATGGCTGTGATTTGATTACTCAGCACCAGGATACTACCGAACCGCAGAAGGCTGCCCAGGAACGGGGAATGGTTTCCATCGGTTACGACTCCGATATGGGCAAATTCGTTGGTGATTCCGTCCTTGTAAGTCCCATGTGGAATTGGGGACCCTATTATGCTGAAACCATCGAGCAGGCCATGGCTGGGGTCTGGAAGTCTCACTCCTTCTGGGGTGGCTTGAAAGACGGCGTTGTTGAGCTTTCCGAGTTCAGCCCGAAGGTCACCGACGATGTTACATCCCTGGTCGATGAAGAGACCGCTAAGATCGAGGCCGGAGAATGGGATGTTTTCTGGGGACCTGTCAAGGCCCAGGATGGGAGTATGATGGTACCTGCCGGTGAGAAGATGAGTGATCCCGATATGCTCAACATGAGTGTGTTTGTGGACGGTGTTCTTGGAAAGAGCGGTAATTAA
- the thrA gene encoding bifunctional aspartate kinase/homoserine dehydrogenase I, with amino-acid sequence MSGWLVHRVDGRACGSREGINRLKEILSDGTDMRSVVSVASEKDVTGILISLIHLAMARNEQLWGRMEELRENRFSMIDEMVPSLYRDQFDERLRRDFHDLEDIIRAVWLVRDCSDRTRYYISSLGTIWITAAIAARLKAEGLSVRYGNAEEVLVIRYSESGPEVCWSETELRWKNFLEKDNSFDVLVVPGGLAALENGGGASFHSDGAEMTATIFANLVEAEAVRIWTSVDGVMSADPNMVPGAEVIPELTYQEATELAFFGADILHPPAMTPAMIKDIPISISPFAHPDFPGTRISGKNTNGADHPVKGFSIISDIALLNIEGAGMIGVPGISARLFRALNGKGISVILISQASSEHSICCAVPSAQGEEAKETATGAFASELATYRINSIDIEGDCAILAAVGDQMSGIPGIAANFFGALGKTGVNVRAIAQGSSERNISAVIRRSDSARALRAVHAGFYLSPQSLSIGIIGPGLIGGTLINQIAGESKALRKAFNLDLRVRGITDSRRMTLAEQGIDIDGWKKTLEEHAEEADIDRFVDHVAADYFPHAVIIDCTSSDELPKRYAEWLNRGIHIITPNKKAGTAPWNEYTKMTEIANRRRRHFLYETTVGAGLPIIGTLRELIRTGDKIISIEGVFSGTLAYLFWRFDGSAPFSSLVAEAKKLGYTEPDPRDDLSGMDIVRKTVILAREVGYPVEVGDVPVKSLVPPHLVEVPVSEFMEQLSDIDEEMDGLLKGAQAENKMLKYVGSIDESGNCRVELKGYPMDHPFARITGSDNIVAFTTERYRQQPLVIQGPGAGPEVTAGGVFADLLRLASYLGAKL; translated from the coding sequence ATGAGCGGGTGGCTTGTACATCGGGTAGACGGCAGGGCATGCGGAAGCCGCGAAGGTATTAATCGTTTAAAGGAGATTCTCTCCGACGGCACAGACATGCGTTCCGTTGTCTCCGTTGCCTCAGAGAAAGATGTCACCGGGATCCTCATATCTTTGATACATCTGGCAATGGCCAGAAACGAACAATTGTGGGGCCGGATGGAGGAGCTGCGGGAGAATCGTTTTTCCATGATCGATGAAATGGTTCCCTCCCTTTATCGTGATCAGTTCGATGAGCGCCTGCGGCGTGATTTCCATGATCTTGAAGACATCATCAGGGCCGTATGGCTTGTCAGGGACTGTTCTGACAGAACCCGCTACTATATCAGTTCACTAGGAACCATATGGATTACGGCTGCGATTGCCGCACGCCTCAAGGCCGAGGGCTTATCCGTCCGTTACGGCAATGCGGAAGAGGTTTTGGTCATTCGCTACAGCGAATCCGGTCCGGAAGTGTGCTGGAGCGAGACCGAGCTGCGGTGGAAGAATTTTCTGGAAAAAGACAATTCCTTTGATGTCCTTGTCGTTCCCGGGGGCCTTGCAGCCCTTGAAAACGGGGGCGGGGCCTCTTTTCACTCCGACGGTGCGGAGATGACCGCAACGATTTTTGCCAATCTTGTAGAGGCCGAAGCGGTGCGGATTTGGACCTCCGTCGACGGGGTCATGAGTGCCGATCCCAATATGGTTCCGGGAGCAGAGGTGATTCCCGAACTTACCTACCAAGAAGCAACGGAACTCGCTTTTTTCGGGGCGGACATTCTTCATCCTCCTGCCATGACTCCCGCGATGATCAAGGATATTCCCATCAGCATTTCTCCTTTTGCCCATCCCGATTTCCCGGGAACCAGAATATCGGGAAAAAACACAAATGGTGCGGACCATCCCGTAAAAGGTTTCTCGATTATCTCGGATATCGCACTTTTGAATATTGAAGGGGCGGGGATGATCGGTGTTCCCGGAATTTCCGCCAGACTTTTTCGTGCCCTAAACGGAAAAGGGATCTCCGTTATTCTGATCAGCCAGGCCTCCAGCGAGCATTCGATTTGCTGTGCCGTTCCTTCCGCCCAGGGGGAAGAGGCGAAGGAGACGGCGACAGGAGCCTTTGCCTCCGAGCTCGCCACGTATCGAATCAACTCTATCGATATAGAAGGGGATTGTGCCATCCTTGCTGCGGTAGGGGACCAGATGTCCGGTATTCCCGGAATTGCCGCGAATTTTTTCGGTGCTCTTGGCAAGACCGGTGTCAATGTACGAGCCATTGCACAAGGCTCATCAGAGCGCAACATCAGCGCGGTGATACGTCGTTCCGATTCGGCCAGGGCGCTTCGAGCGGTACATGCTGGCTTCTATCTTTCCCCCCAGAGTCTCAGTATCGGGATTATCGGGCCTGGACTGATTGGCGGAACCCTCATCAATCAGATTGCAGGTGAAAGTAAGGCGCTTCGTAAAGCCTTTAACCTCGATCTTCGGGTCAGGGGGATTACCGATAGCCGGAGAATGACCCTTGCCGAGCAGGGAATCGACATCGACGGCTGGAAAAAGACGCTTGAAGAGCATGCAGAAGAGGCTGATATCGATCGCTTCGTCGACCATGTCGCTGCAGACTATTTTCCTCATGCGGTGATCATCGACTGTACCTCCAGTGATGAACTTCCCAAACGGTATGCAGAGTGGTTGAATCGAGGAATCCATATCATCACCCCCAATAAAAAGGCCGGTACGGCACCATGGAATGAATACACGAAAATGACGGAAATTGCCAATCGGCGCCGTCGCCACTTCTTATATGAAACGACCGTTGGTGCCGGTCTGCCTATCATTGGGACCTTGCGCGAGCTTATCCGTACCGGAGACAAGATAATAAGCATCGAAGGCGTTTTTTCAGGTACGTTGGCCTACCTTTTCTGGCGATTCGACGGTTCCGCGCCATTTAGCTCGTTGGTTGCCGAAGCGAAAAAGCTGGGGTATACCGAGCCTGATCCCCGGGACGACCTTTCGGGGATGGATATTGTTCGAAAAACGGTAATTCTTGCCCGAGAGGTCGGTTACCCCGTTGAGGTCGGGGATGTTCCGGTGAAGAGCCTGGTCCCTCCCCATCTCGTGGAGGTCCCGGTTTCGGAATTTATGGAACAGCTGAGCGACATAGACGAGGAGATGGACGGGTTGCTTAAGGGTGCCCAGGCTGAGAACAAGATGCTCAAGTATGTCGGTTCCATCGATGAGTCGGGAAACTGCCGTGTCGAATTGAAGGGCTACCCGATGGATCATCCTTTTGCTCGTATCACGGGAAGCGATAACATCGTGGCTTTTACGACCGAACGATATCGGCAGCAGCCTCTTGTTATTCAGGGGCCTGGTGCAGGGCCTGAGGTAACGGCTGGAGGTGTGTTCGCCGATCTGTTGCGTCTTGCCAGTTATCTTGGTGCTAAGTTGTAG
- the rpmB gene encoding 50S ribosomal protein L28: protein MSRRCEICGKGTVAGHSVPRKGQPKKQGGAGQHIGVRTKRVFKPNLVKVKALVGNQKKTITVCTRCLKSNKVVKA, encoded by the coding sequence ATGTCGCGGAGATGTGAAATTTGTGGAAAAGGAACGGTAGCCGGCCATAGCGTACCGCGAAAGGGTCAACCCAAGAAACAGGGGGGGGCCGGCCAGCATATCGGAGTCAGAACGAAACGCGTATTTAAGCCTAACCTGGTAAAGGTGAAGGCTCTTGTCGGAAACCAGAAAAAGACTATTACAGTCTGCACTCGCTGCCTGAAAAGCAACAAAGTTGTGAAGGCGTAA
- a CDS encoding DUF4037 domain-containing protein: protein MVRDVAQAAKKLIEQLKVISGIEAITLHESAEISPDDPYFYLSLDVYYRGSLPDPQVRKDIFSGLGAFESSAYAMKDRFFIDTLPVRIEYKYIDFINRLLRSPDENLAAFRDSGTYTFYRLRYGRIIFQEGVWLDEVRGQLDRIPASFWTQLSEAHRARAEHHLADLGSAVVRGDSLFYVISLAGFIRRICSFLLAVNHRFEPSPRQLGEQVLTLPVLPENFRGRFDSLMRDDVEFGPERKREVAELLTRSILLMHG from the coding sequence ATGGTACGCGATGTTGCCCAGGCTGCAAAAAAGCTTATTGAGCAGTTAAAGGTTATCTCAGGGATAGAGGCAATTACGCTTCATGAATCCGCGGAAATATCTCCCGATGATCCCTATTTCTATCTTAGTCTCGATGTATACTATCGGGGTTCGCTTCCCGACCCCCAGGTTCGAAAAGATATTTTTTCCGGTTTAGGGGCTTTCGAAAGTTCCGCCTATGCAATGAAAGACCGTTTTTTTATCGATACCCTGCCGGTTCGAATCGAATATAAATATATCGATTTTATCAATCGCCTTTTGAGAAGCCCTGATGAAAACCTTGCGGCCTTCCGCGATTCCGGTACCTATACCTTCTATCGTCTCCGCTACGGACGAATCATCTTCCAGGAAGGCGTTTGGCTCGATGAGGTCCGTGGCCAACTCGACCGGATCCCTGCTTCTTTCTGGACGCAGCTGTCGGAGGCGCACCGTGCAAGGGCCGAACACCATCTTGCAGATCTCGGATCGGCGGTTGTACGGGGTGATTCCCTTTTTTATGTCATCAGCCTTGCAGGCTTTATCCGAAGAATTTGCAGTTTCCTTCTCGCGGTAAATCATCGCTTTGAGCCATCCCCCCGGCAGCTGGGAGAGCAGGTGCTTACTCTTCCAGTACTACCCGAGAATTTTCGCGGCCGCTTCGATTCGCTCATGCGGGACGATGTTGAGTTCGGCCCGGAGCGGAAACGGGAAGTTGCAGAGCTGTTGACGAGAAGCATACTCCTGATGCATGGATGA
- a CDS encoding diguanylate cyclase: MDEFSAQLKEKLAALADEYIRMLPERFREIKDALMMAERDGSAGSLPTLRLLVHKLAGSGATFGFKELSRNGKALENRLEQLIESGEPPEPEDYSRLREAITALEGLCEEGEPEELEELEAPDFSELQQSPDSKSDGGGSLSEKKIIHLVDRTGVIASNVVEQLGYYGYEVEEIDDLSIVRRKLESGGRRLLIVNTEHLLHDKELSAGLSAVKRHYRNKLGIIFVSEHEDFMTRLQAVRAGGDAFFLLPLDIGRLVDKIDGLVSRVEAAPYHILIVDDDPEQVAYYAFLLQQAGMVTSVASDPMKVLSILIESKPELILMDMYMPGCSGIELTALLRQHEAFVGVPIVFLSFESNKEKQMEAICRGGDDFLTKPINPDYLVQVVSTRAERNRNIRYFMERDSLTGLLNHTNLKEHLSRELLRASRSETFLAFAMIDADHFKRVNDTYGHLTGDRVLKNLARLLLDRLRRTDIIGRYGGEEFGIILLNTDVTAAERIMNEIRENFSRVIQQSESEQFFVTFSCGIAGFPECADASTLSLAADKALYSAKENGRNRVVVYHHQEIKG; the protein is encoded by the coding sequence ATGGACGAATTCTCCGCTCAATTAAAAGAAAAGCTTGCCGCCCTTGCGGATGAGTATATAAGAATGCTTCCCGAACGTTTCCGGGAAATTAAAGATGCTTTAATGATGGCGGAAAGGGATGGTTCTGCCGGGAGTCTTCCTACACTTCGTCTTCTTGTCCATAAACTTGCCGGTTCCGGGGCTACTTTTGGTTTTAAAGAACTTTCTCGAAATGGAAAGGCCCTGGAAAATCGATTGGAGCAGCTTATTGAAAGTGGAGAGCCTCCTGAGCCGGAAGATTACTCCCGTCTCAGGGAGGCAATAACTGCTCTGGAGGGGCTCTGTGAAGAGGGCGAGCCGGAAGAACTGGAGGAGTTGGAAGCCCCGGATTTTTCTGAGTTACAGCAAAGCCCAGATTCGAAGAGCGATGGGGGAGGGAGCCTTTCCGAAAAGAAAATTATCCATCTTGTCGACCGTACAGGCGTGATTGCCTCCAATGTTGTCGAGCAGCTGGGCTATTACGGATATGAGGTTGAGGAGATTGATGACCTTTCGATTGTACGGAGGAAACTCGAGTCGGGAGGGCGAAGGCTTCTTATTGTCAACACCGAGCATCTTCTTCACGATAAAGAGCTTTCAGCTGGTTTATCGGCCGTAAAACGGCATTACCGCAATAAGCTTGGTATCATCTTTGTTTCGGAACACGAAGATTTCATGACGCGGCTGCAGGCTGTACGGGCGGGCGGTGATGCTTTTTTTCTCCTGCCTCTGGATATTGGGCGTCTCGTGGATAAAATAGACGGCCTTGTCTCCAGGGTTGAGGCTGCTCCGTATCATATTCTTATTGTCGACGATGATCCCGAACAGGTGGCCTACTATGCATTTCTTCTCCAGCAGGCAGGTATGGTAACCTCGGTTGCCAGTGATCCCATGAAGGTGCTGAGCATCCTGATCGAATCGAAACCTGAGTTGATTCTCATGGATATGTACATGCCCGGATGCAGCGGAATCGAACTAACCGCACTCCTTCGTCAGCATGAGGCATTTGTAGGTGTGCCCATCGTCTTTCTTTCCTTTGAATCAAACAAAGAGAAACAGATGGAAGCCATTTGCAGGGGCGGAGATGATTTTCTCACCAAACCTATTAATCCTGATTATCTGGTCCAAGTTGTCAGTACCCGGGCCGAACGAAACAGAAATATTCGGTATTTTATGGAGCGGGATTCCCTCACGGGACTTTTGAATCATACGAATCTCAAGGAACATCTTTCCCGTGAGCTCCTCAGAGCCTCACGTTCGGAAACGTTCCTCGCCTTTGCCATGATCGATGCCGACCATTTTAAACGGGTAAATGATACCTATGGCCATCTCACCGGAGATCGTGTCTTAAAGAATCTGGCGCGACTTCTGCTTGATCGTTTGAGGCGTACCGATATCATCGGCCGTTACGGCGGTGAAGAGTTCGGTATTATCCTCTTGAATACAGATGTCACCGCCGCCGAGCGTATCATGAATGAAATTAGGGAAAATTTCTCACGGGTAATTCAGCAATCAGAATCAGAGCAATTCTTTGTGACCTTTAGCTGTGGCATAGCTGGTTTTCCCGAATGTGCGGATGCATCGACACTCAGTCTGGCCGCCGATAAGGCCCTGTATAGTGCCAAAGAAAACGGGCGCAACCGTGTGGTTGTCTATCATCATCAAGAGATCAAGGGATAA
- a CDS encoding metal-dependent transcriptional regulator gives MINDSDLSASLEDYLEAILILEKRNRVARVKEIAEALNVQMPSVSGALKVLRSRGLVHYEKNSYIRLTEEGMKVAKSIQDRHFALAGFLRKVLNLSADSAQDIACKIEHVITPELASRFRSLTQYIEDEVIANQMSRDSWEMLITGHQKNDSDN, from the coding sequence ATGATCAATGATAGTGACTTGTCGGCCAGCCTGGAAGACTACCTCGAAGCCATCCTGATACTGGAAAAACGTAATCGAGTTGCCCGTGTAAAAGAAATTGCGGAAGCGCTAAATGTCCAAATGCCCTCGGTGTCCGGGGCCTTAAAGGTTCTTCGCAGCAGAGGATTGGTCCACTATGAAAAAAACAGTTATATACGTCTGACGGAAGAAGGGATGAAGGTGGCCAAATCGATCCAGGATCGACACTTTGCCCTTGCCGGATTCTTACGAAAGGTGCTTAATCTTTCCGCAGATAGCGCTCAGGATATCGCCTGTAAAATCGAGCATGTCATCACCCCAGAACTTGCATCAAGGTTCAGAAGTTTGACTCAGTATATCGAAGACGAAGTTATTGCTAATCAGATGAGTCGAGATTCTTGGGAAATGCTCATTACCGGTCATCAGAAGAACGATTCCGATAACTGA
- the nth gene encoding endonuclease III: protein MNRDSLSAMVVERLLQTWPKAETLLRHDNCYQLMIAVILSSRTTDAQVNVVTEKLFRRFPDAKSLAEADGEEIEDLIHSVGFYRVKARHIVAAAAALLEKFDGRVPESMEELLMIPGLGRKGANVVLGECFGKPAIIVDTHFGRVVRRIGLSDSENPAIVERELKSLIPSADQTDFSMAANLHGRYVCLSRNPRCSECVVQDVCRYFSYRNRSSDDR from the coding sequence ATGAATCGAGATTCGCTGTCGGCAATGGTGGTCGAGCGCCTTTTGCAGACATGGCCAAAGGCCGAAACGCTTTTGCGGCATGATAACTGTTATCAGCTTATGATTGCCGTCATCCTTTCTTCCAGAACAACAGATGCGCAGGTTAATGTTGTTACCGAGAAACTGTTCCGACGTTTTCCTGATGCGAAATCGCTTGCCGAGGCCGATGGCGAAGAGATTGAGGACCTTATCCATTCGGTTGGCTTTTATCGTGTCAAGGCACGTCACATTGTGGCAGCAGCCGCTGCTTTACTTGAAAAATTCGATGGAAGAGTGCCGGAATCTATGGAAGAGCTGTTGATGATTCCGGGGCTGGGGCGGAAAGGTGCCAATGTAGTGTTGGGGGAGTGCTTTGGCAAGCCTGCAATCATTGTTGACACTCACTTCGGAAGGGTTGTCAGACGTATCGGCCTTTCCGATAGCGAAAATCCGGCGATTGTTGAGAGAGAACTCAAAAGCCTGATTCCCTCTGCCGACCAAACCGATTTTTCCATGGCCGCCAACCTGCACGGGCGCTATGTCTGTTTATCCAGGAATCCTCGATGTTCCGAATGTGTTGTACAAGATGTGTGTCGCTATTTCAGTTATCGGAATCGTTCTTCTGATGACCGGTAA
- a CDS encoding GNAT family N-acetyltransferase yields the protein MKRILETERLFLRELVADDKVELSKILSNPDSMQFYPAPFSDKEVEDWIKWSIDNYKRYRHGLWAVILKEGNIFPGDCGITMQDIKGEKLPELGYHIKKEYCNKGYATEAAKACMDYAFRTLYYPVLYTYTKHDNRPSDRVAEKTGMKFVKCFEKEVMGEVVKEKLYCKHR from the coding sequence GTGAAAAGAATATTAGAAACAGAGAGACTCTTTCTCAGAGAGTTAGTTGCAGACGATAAAGTAGAGCTATCAAAAATATTAAGCAATCCAGATTCAATGCAATTTTACCCAGCGCCATTTAGCGATAAAGAAGTTGAGGATTGGATTAAATGGAGCATTGATAATTACAAAAGATATAGGCATGGACTCTGGGCTGTCATTCTAAAAGAAGGGAATATTTTCCCTGGCGATTGTGGAATAACTATGCAAGACATTAAAGGTGAAAAACTACCTGAACTTGGATATCATATCAAAAAAGAATATTGTAATAAAGGATATGCCACAGAAGCAGCAAAAGCATGTATGGACTATGCATTTAGAACGCTATATTATCCAGTTCTTTATACATATACAAAACATGATAATAGGCCTTCAGATAGAGTTGCAGAAAAAACCGGAATGAAGTTTGTGAAGTGTTTTGAGAAAGAGGTAATGGGAGAAGTGGTTAAGGAAAAACTCTACTGCAAACACCGATAA
- a CDS encoding type II toxin-antitoxin system RelE/ParE family toxin, whose translation MKFPKGILADFLHIAEMIESFGPSLGMPYTRAMGGGLFEIRAKGKEGIGRSLFCTVKDQKVIILHSFVKKTNKTPKQDLELARKRLKEVQ comes from the coding sequence ATGAAATTTCCCAAAGGAATATTGGCAGACTTCTTACATATAGCTGAAATGATTGAAAGCTTTGGTCCGTCTCTTGGGATGCCATATACAAGAGCCATGGGAGGGGGGCTATTTGAAATCCGAGCAAAAGGGAAAGAAGGCATCGGACGGTCCTTATTTTGTACTGTTAAGGATCAGAAAGTGATAATTTTACATTCGTTTGTAAAGAAAACGAATAAAACGCCAAAGCAAGATTTAGAACTTGCTCGGAAACGACTGAAGGAGGTTCAATGA